The nucleotide sequence TTCTGTTATGTTTCAATTCTCTACTTGGCCACTCACAAAATGGTTCtgtgcttgtttttttttttgttcaatacaAGTTTAGTGGAAGAAATTGATGTCCTGGTATGGATATAAATAATCTTAATTGTCATTTAACTGATAGAATTTACTAGTCACAAGTTACAATTTGACATATTAGTGACATTTATGTTCTATATTAGTCTAGCTGAATGTGTTccattttccattttcaacGTCCTATTTGACAAGTGAAATATTGGAATTTAAGTTTAAGTTGTTGCATTTCTTATGCTTCTCACAAATTCATATAAAtgttcatttataaaaaatgaagagcAAACTCTAAAATTAGTCCCTGACTTTGTAGGATAATCTCAAATAAAGTTCTTGAGATTATGGGTATTTTAAAAAGGTCCTCGACTCTATTAAACTGTCAAGTTGGTCCCTATATTTAACCATTTactatcaatttggtcctttaagaTTATCTACTTACTATCAAATTAGTCTGACATTATTTGAAGGACTAGCATGAGTAAAATTTGGTTGAGTCATGGATCTTTTTAAAATTCTCATAATGTCATGAACTTATTTAAGAATGCCCTACTGGGGGACAAAAATTCAAACTAATACAATGCCACATTATCAACAATGCAATGGTTATACAATGTAATCTACTCCACTATCTTCATATGCAAGCAGTACCAATAGTTCTTACTCGGCAAAGTAGACTCTAAGAACATAACCAGTCAAAGAAGAACAATGCCACTATATAAGTGTACTATCTCCGGTAAGAAATAGTTTGGTGAGCAAGGATTGTCCAACTTTTAAAGTATACCATTTTAAAGTACGCCCTTATGCCAAGGTCTCGACTCCATTTTGTATGATATTTTCATCCACatgataattttaatattatgtgaTACATTTGAAGTGGAAGATTTGAaaacatgcaattaaaaaaattgatttcaagtgtatactttataaaaaaaaattagttaactTTCTATTTGATGAGAACGTTTATCTgttaaaaaaacttcaatttagcTCAATAAGTAAGCAATGTGTTATGTGTGATCTGTGAGAATTAAAAGTAAAGAGTTAAGTAAGAAGAAATCGCAGAAAGAATTTATCCTAAACTTGGCTACATTAGGTTCTCACACTTTATGAGATTTTGCACTATTTTAAGAgaccttcaaaaataaaaaaaaatacatctgaGACTAATTGTTAGTGGAGACAGAATCTTATCATAAAAGAAAGGAGATGCAAAATGAAAAGTGAAATCTCAGGAGAAGTGTTATATATAGCAAAGTAGGTCCCTGGCGAACATCATGAATGTTTCCATGTCCagtagaaaaaaattaaacctcAGGGTTTGGCAGAAATCAGGAGGGAATGTGCTATGAAACAGCCAATCACATGTTTTGTTATCTGTTCACTATAACCCATCGCgctacaaatatcatttctaaaaAACAAAGTCAAAGACTTCGATGAAAATTAGTCGCAACTGGTAGGGCAAACTATAAAAAGAAGTCAcgcaaaattgaaaaacaatatgCAAACTAAATGCCGAAAAGATCTTATTTGCAAGGAGTTTTATTATTTGGTTTTTGGCTTGCTCATATCAAGTCTGTAaaacataacaaacaaaaattacaagAGTTATTGAGTAGAAGACACTCTGAAGCAGGTGCCACACAAtgatatataaaacaaataagCACAATATAAGTTCCCTAAGATATAACCTAGAGTAAAATGAAGCCAGTACAGATATATTTTGTGCAATCACCAAGCAACTTGTCCTTcccaaaatatcattaaattttacTGGCAAAAGAAATGCCTTCCTTTGCAAGTTGATTCACATCCTCCACTGCAGGCAATGCTCTTGCAACTTTGGCAATAGCTTTGTTTTCATCAGGAGTTCCGCCCTCCAAAAAGGCACCAACAACTTTCCCGTCTTTAATCCAGTATGTtccaaaattaggctttgatgATGCAGGATTGTTGTCTCCAAATAGCACTGTCTCACCAACATTGTCGCCGTAGAATTGCCAAGACAGATCAAATGAGCGGGAATAGAAGTATGGAAGGTAATCATACTCTTCAACTGTTTTTCCTGCCTCTGCTGCAATGATGGCCtgcatgaagaagaaaaaaagttaacaaaaaatgAACAGCACTGGCAAGCATGACTCTTAATAAGACACTTCCATATGGAGGACCAGAAAAAAAGTTTGTGCATGTTTTGTTATGTAGAACTAAGGAACCAAAATGATTTCAAAACCGCGTGTTGGGATATAGGGATCATGCCGGGGAAAAGAATACATGTGTTTTGTGCATAACTGGAGAAGCATAAATATGTAGGGAAGTTGATTACCTTCGCAGCCTGCTCAGCTGACTTGCGAGCATGATCAACATGTTCAACTCTTCTCACCTCATTGTACAATTTCAAAGGGAACGTAGCAACATCACCAACAGCATATACATTGGAAacatttgttttgaagaaggaaTCAGTCTACAACCACAACAAATGTATcaatgatattgatataaaaatttattaatcacaacttaaaagacttttttaacGCTTGACACTAGCCTCTGGATATGGTATCACTAACCTTGATTCCACCCTTCTCCTCTTCAACCTGCCCTTTAAATAGGGATATTTGAGGCCTTCCtccaacaccaacaacaacaatatctgcTTCCAGTACCCTTCCATCCTTTAGTTTGACTTCTTTTACCTGACAGATGGATGAAAGTCAAGCTAAATATGATTAGGAACTTTAAAACGCCACCACATGACAGTATTCCGAGATCTCATGCAGCCATACCTCTCCATCGGAATTAGAGGTGAATCCAGTAGCAACAGTTCCTTTAATGATAGTGACACCCTTATTTGCATAATATCCCTCATAGAATGCAGCTATTTCAGCAGTAAAAAGTCTTGGCACTGCAACAATGGTTTAAAAATAGTAGTTTAAAAATTGAGTGCACACAAATCCACATAAGTGGGAGGTGTAACGAGAAACATTTATAAATGTCCACTTACTGCACCAAGGTTCTGGATAGACCATTGTAACATCAATATTGTTGAGTCTCAAAACTGCACTCAATTCCAGACCAATGTACCCTCCCCCAACAACCACAGCTTTCGCATTCTTCTTTCCTTTAATTGCCTCGTACAATTTGTCGGCATCATCAACCtccctcaaataaaaaatgtttttggcaTCAGCTCCTTCTACACCAAAATCGGTCAACCTTataacctgcaaaacaaaattACTAGTAATTAGTATGCGCAAAAAGGATGCGAAATATAAACACCGAATGTTACATTTCTAATATCAACAAGGAGCCTTACAGTTGATCCTGTTGCAATAACCAAAGTCTGGTACTTGAATGTTTCTCCTTTTGCACTTGTCAGAGATTTTGCAGCAAGGTCTGCTTTTACAATTTCTGTACTAAGATGCAACTGTACCCCTGCAATCATTGGTTCAATTTGCAATTTAACATTAGATAACTGTTGCCGCCTAATTCCCATTCTTATATTTACTTATCTCTTCCTTTAACTTGACACAATAACCCAATATTTATTCTGAAAACCATCCAATTATaataaagaattaaaataagGGTGATCAAAAGCCAAACTCACCTTTCTCACTGTACCATTCTGGAAGCAATCTTTCTCCCCCACTTCCAACACAGGTATGGAACCCAGGAAGTCTAGCAGGAGCTGCAAAAATCCAATTGTAAAATTAAGTTAGATATTCAGAGTGACAAGCAAGGCAAGGTGCTATTTATACTTCAATGGAGAATTCATCAAAGATAACAATCCCAAGATAACATAGCCTTCActaaatttaaatcaaaaataaatttgaagaaatgCAATCAAATTAACAATATTACAACATTGTTGCATTCAAGATTAATTAACCCATAACAGAATGGGGGAAAATTAAAGGAGGAAAGGGGAATGTAACACATATAATAACATACAAACTTACATTCTGGAAAAAGGTAAGCCTTGCTTAGAGCAGGACGTTCATAAGGTGCTACCTGCACAAAGGTAAGATAGGTAAGGGAATCTGTAGCAAAACCATAACTGCACAAGGCTCAGCCAATAAATACATGGtacaaaatttgaaaagaaaaaaaaatatgacactTCAATTCCTAAAACTGCCAAAATATGTCAATCACAAGGGAATGATAGGTAAGGGAGTACTTGagtaaaaattcaaattttttaaggACTAGTATGTCCCATCACTAAATTTCTCGGGACGAATATACATCtcatgaaattcatgaaataaTGTGGTGTAGTCTTGAAAGAGTAGTTAGATAGACTTTCAACGTCTTGTTTGACGGAAAACACAAGAGGACAAGGTGAAGTTTAGCAAACATAGACGTTGATTAGTTTTCACAAAATTGTTGTTCAAGACAAACAACATTTTCCTACAGAATAAATGCATGCTTTTTGCTAATagataaactaaaaataaaacaaaattcaaataaataaacaacagtTTAACTagtagtaataaataaaatttaaaactttataTGGATGAACACCATTTTTAGCCCCACAATCACCATTAGAAAAGTATAaccaaaataaaagaattaaatgaaatgaaaaacacAGTTTAACTATGATGCAAAGTGAAGTTCATAAAGAAAGTAGTATATACAGCTTCTTTGGATATGATTGCAAGCTCCCCAGGCTTAACTCCCTGGTTCACAAACTCCCTTGCTGCATAACCCTACAATTTCAAAAAACACCTCaattattcaatcaaaaaaataataataaaattgatatgCACAGAATGTGTAAAGATTTTTTTACACCATCAAGTAATCACAATTGCTACATCAttacaaatatttgaatttaatcatCGATCATATCATTTCTATTTAAAAATCATACCAAGGTAGTGTCTAAAGTTTTACACTTATTgtatatcaaaattaatctcCTAAAATTCAAAGCACATCAAAGTATAGAAATTAAGTATACTAATTAATCATCACAGTTTTCACAAGGAATTAGTAGAATTCAACTCTTTAACCGATTCTAATCCCTTTAACACAGAATTATTAAAGAAACATCATCTAAATTCGCTTAACTCAGATTGAAAATTGACAAGAATATACGGTAGAATTATGAAGATCGATCTGAAAATTGAAACAAGAATGAAGATTGGAAAAAGTGAAACTAACAGCTGAAACTCCTCCACCAACGATGATGTACTTGAAAGAATGTTCCGCCATTTTTGATTGATGTGAGAAGAAAATCGCTTCAAATTCGGTTACGTGTTTGTTTGATTGTTCAGTAGAAATGAAACTGGATTAGTTATTGGCCAGATCCATTCATTATATTGGATTTTGGAGGTTATTTTGGGAAATGTATACAGTGTGT is from Medicago truncatula cultivar Jemalong A17 chromosome 1, MtrunA17r5.0-ANR, whole genome shotgun sequence and encodes:
- the LOC25483862 gene encoding monodehydroascorbate reductase (NADH) gives rise to the protein MAEHSFKYIIVGGGVSAGYAAREFVNQGVKPGELAIISKEAVAPYERPALSKAYLFPESPARLPGFHTCVGSGGERLLPEWYSEKGVQLHLSTEIVKADLAAKSLTSAKGETFKYQTLVIATGSTVIRLTDFGVEGADAKNIFYLREVDDADKLYEAIKGKKNAKAVVVGGGYIGLELSAVLRLNNIDVTMVYPEPWCMPRLFTAEIAAFYEGYYANKGVTIIKGTVATGFTSNSDGEVKEVKLKDGRVLEADIVVVGVGGRPQISLFKGQVEEEKGGIKTDSFFKTNVSNVYAVGDVATFPLKLYNEVRRVEHVDHARKSAEQAAKAIIAAEAGKTVEEYDYLPYFYSRSFDLSWQFYGDNVGETVLFGDNNPASSKPNFGTYWIKDGKVVGAFLEGGTPDENKAIAKVARALPAVEDVNQLAKEGISFASKI